A region from the Acidiferrobacter sp. SPIII_3 genome encodes:
- a CDS encoding type II secretion system protein N, protein MSWQALGGRLLAAAAKPRTAKVVNGVAIVGLAAVLAHWTWGALSSPVRAASAPVTRAQSAPPPLRVLLKSHLFGQSPATSLAAIPVSHLALTLSGLVAGHPGVALIAGPSGKVHPYLVGTSVSPGVVLAAVTADRAILRQNGRLESLLLYSRKPEVPPASATPSTPAAPTPAAARPHPSGSAPAVTVPVKPSVVAAFASVSNATLKSWLVPGPEGGVLVKGAPAQTFASLGLRQGDVIEEVNGQPVNSLGAAVSAYIAGAKSGDVTVDVARDGHMKVFQYTMQAP, encoded by the coding sequence ATGTCCTGGCAGGCTCTCGGTGGGCGGCTTCTCGCCGCTGCCGCCAAGCCGCGCACGGCAAAGGTCGTCAATGGCGTTGCAATCGTCGGTCTTGCGGCGGTCCTGGCGCACTGGACCTGGGGGGCGCTTTCGTCGCCGGTGCGGGCCGCATCGGCCCCCGTCACAAGGGCGCAGTCCGCGCCACCACCACTGCGGGTGTTGCTGAAAAGCCATTTATTCGGCCAGTCGCCGGCAACGAGCCTGGCGGCGATCCCGGTCAGCCATCTGGCGCTGACCCTTTCGGGACTGGTGGCGGGCCATCCGGGCGTGGCGCTGATCGCCGGGCCAAGTGGCAAGGTGCATCCGTACCTCGTCGGGACAAGCGTGTCTCCGGGCGTGGTTCTGGCGGCGGTCACCGCAGACCGGGCCATTCTGCGGCAGAACGGTCGACTCGAGAGCCTTTTGCTGTATTCCCGCAAGCCCGAGGTGCCGCCGGCATCGGCAACCCCCTCCACGCCGGCGGCGCCCACCCCGGCGGCAGCGCGGCCTCATCCCTCAGGGTCGGCGCCCGCCGTTACGGTCCCCGTGAAGCCATCCGTAGTGGCGGCGTTTGCGAGTGTGTCGAATGCGACCTTGAAGTCGTGGCTTGTGCCCGGGCCGGAGGGCGGCGTGCTGGTCAAGGGCGCTCCTGCGCAGACCTTTGCGAGTCTCGGTCTGCGTCAGGGGGATGTCATAGAGGAGGTGAATGGGCAGCCCGTGAATTCTCTGGGCGCGGCGGTCAGCGCGTATATCGCTGGCGCCAAAAGTGGTGATGTCACAGTGGATGTGGCGCGCGACGGACACATGAAGGTCTTTCAGTACACGATGCAAGCCCCATGA
- the gspD gene encoding type II secretion system secretin GspD: protein MGIVLTLLLASLQSPAQAANEHAGPSPEHPVVGARTTLATTPPSHPVLSPGTAPAMARSGSTVVSTSRRIPPGEMLFNFNNANIRAVIRTVAELTGKNFLVDPRVQGKVTIISTTPVSVKAAYQIFVSALKAQGFTAVAGPGGVVKVLPQANARQAAPVSGYWPHGGDQLVTQIIPIEEGQAAQVMPLLRPLMSSAGILSVYAPTNTLIVTDDADNIRRLLRIVYGIEAEMRAPIAIVPVRYASAVDIANLLVRLGEAQLPNAAGMPSGNYSPVYIVPDTRTNSLLVRTASAKKLRFIEALVRRLDARGASGGTTHVVYLRNARATKIAKILRGLLQGEAKGAGKRPSGPVMPVSMPGGPPGAPMVRNRVSARAIKASLVQADPSINALIINAPNAVYDSLRGVIAKLDIRRAQVFVKALIAEVTVDNTAELGVQWAGAAPAGSGAVGGVTNFPLTGSGIVSTAASPSNLANDAGLALGFISGTVKLAGGQTVVGLSAFARALQSVSGVNVLSTPDLLTLDNTEAKIMVGQNVPFITGSYSTAGTVGTVGVNPFQTVERKNVGLTLKIKPQITAGNNIKMQIYENVSSIAPSLSGAIDLITNKRELKTTVIVANGKTIVLGGLISDEVENNWQGVPLLDDIPWIGNLFRYRQRVKKKTNLMVFLKPVIVRNSEQSEGFTASRYAMMQAEEDAVRFSRSVILPNYHQPHLAPLKEHRAGTGMHPTHKKATPAGAAHG, encoded by the coding sequence GTGGGGATCGTTCTAACGCTGTTACTGGCGTCCTTGCAATCGCCGGCCCAGGCCGCGAATGAACACGCGGGTCCGAGCCCGGAGCATCCCGTGGTGGGGGCGCGTACCACGCTTGCGACCACGCCCCCATCACATCCCGTGCTGAGTCCCGGTACGGCGCCGGCCATGGCGCGGAGCGGATCGACGGTGGTCAGCACGTCTCGCAGGATTCCGCCGGGCGAGATGCTGTTCAACTTTAATAACGCCAACATTCGCGCCGTGATCCGCACGGTCGCCGAGCTTACCGGCAAAAATTTCCTGGTCGATCCGCGGGTGCAGGGGAAGGTGACGATCATATCCACCACGCCCGTATCCGTGAAGGCCGCCTACCAGATCTTTGTGAGCGCCTTGAAGGCGCAAGGGTTTACGGCGGTCGCGGGCCCGGGCGGCGTGGTCAAGGTGCTGCCTCAAGCGAACGCCCGCCAGGCGGCACCGGTCAGCGGTTACTGGCCGCACGGGGGAGATCAATTGGTGACCCAGATCATACCGATCGAAGAGGGTCAGGCGGCGCAGGTCATGCCTCTGCTGCGGCCCTTGATGTCGAGTGCGGGAATCCTGTCTGTCTATGCGCCGACCAACACCCTGATCGTTACCGACGATGCCGATAATATCCGCAGGCTTTTGCGCATCGTCTATGGGATAGAGGCCGAGATGCGCGCACCTATCGCCATAGTCCCGGTGCGTTATGCGTCCGCGGTGGACATTGCCAATCTCCTGGTGCGCCTAGGCGAGGCCCAATTACCCAACGCCGCGGGCATGCCAAGCGGCAACTACAGCCCCGTCTACATCGTCCCGGATACGCGCACCAACAGCCTGCTCGTGCGTACCGCGAGCGCGAAGAAGCTCAGATTCATCGAGGCGCTCGTGCGTAGGCTTGATGCGCGCGGGGCGAGCGGGGGGACCACGCATGTGGTGTATCTCAGAAACGCCCGGGCCACCAAGATCGCAAAGATCCTGCGTGGTCTTTTGCAGGGGGAGGCGAAGGGTGCCGGCAAGCGCCCGAGCGGGCCGGTGATGCCGGTGTCCATGCCGGGTGGGCCACCAGGAGCACCCATGGTCCGCAACCGTGTCTCGGCGCGCGCCATCAAGGCCTCGCTCGTCCAGGCTGATCCGTCGATCAACGCGCTCATCATAAACGCCCCCAATGCCGTGTATGACAGCCTGCGTGGGGTGATAGCAAAGCTCGACATACGGCGGGCCCAGGTATTCGTGAAGGCGCTCATCGCCGAGGTCACGGTCGATAATACCGCCGAACTCGGCGTGCAGTGGGCGGGTGCGGCCCCGGCCGGGAGCGGCGCCGTCGGTGGTGTCACGAACTTCCCATTGACGGGCTCAGGAATCGTTTCGACCGCTGCTAGTCCTTCGAACCTGGCCAATGACGCGGGCCTTGCGCTCGGTTTCATAAGCGGCACGGTCAAGCTTGCCGGCGGACAAACGGTCGTCGGTCTGTCGGCATTTGCGCGTGCCCTGCAATCGGTCTCGGGTGTGAATGTGCTTTCGACCCCAGACCTTTTGACGCTCGACAATACCGAGGCGAAGATCATGGTCGGCCAGAATGTGCCGTTCATAACCGGAAGCTACTCCACGGCGGGAACCGTAGGTACAGTGGGCGTCAATCCATTTCAGACGGTCGAGCGCAAGAACGTGGGCCTTACGCTAAAGATCAAGCCGCAAATCACGGCTGGCAACAACATCAAGATGCAGATCTATGAAAACGTGTCGAGCATAGCGCCGAGCCTTTCCGGCGCAATCGACCTCATCACGAATAAAAGGGAACTGAAGACCACGGTGATCGTGGCCAATGGCAAGACCATAGTTCTAGGCGGCCTCATCAGTGACGAAGTCGAGAACAACTGGCAGGGCGTGCCATTATTGGACGACATACCGTGGATAGGAAACTTGTTCAGGTACCGCCAGCGCGTGAAGAAAAAGACCAACCTCATGGTTTTCCTGAAGCCTGTCATCGTGCGCAACAGCGAGCAGAGCGAAGGGTTTACGGCCTCGCGCTACGCCATGATGCAGGCCGAGGAGGACGCGGTGCGGTTTTCACGGTCGGTGATATTGCCGAATTACCATCAGCCCCACCTGGCGCCCCTGAAGGAGCATCGCGCCGGGACCGGAATGCATCCCACGCACAAAAAGGCAACGCCCGCAGGTGCCGCCCATGGTTGA
- the gspE gene encoding type II secretion system ATPase GspE, whose amino-acid sequence MVEMIERPLDKEWVGKLPYHFAKRYGVMSVGLVGEEVEVWQRAQVPGAVLAELERVLRRPLKLNTVGEEVFLAALNTGYARDMSQAQQIMGDLDDKLDLAELAQHLPKTQDLLESEGDAPVVRLINALLTQAVREQASDIHVEAFETRSLVRFRVDGVLRDVIEPQKAAHGVLVSRIKIMSRLDIAEKRLPQDGRITLRLAGRPIDVRVSTVPTAHGERVVMRLLDKQAGRLNLGALGMPDDTLAILRGLINEPHGIFLVTGPTGSGKTTTLYSALGELNTRTSNIMTVEDPVEYELDGVGQIQVNPKIDLTFARALRSILRQDPDIVMIGEIRDLETAQIAVQASLTGHLVLATLHTNDAVGAVTRLVDMGIEPFLVASTLLGVLAQRLVRTLCGTCHGQAQGAAKTCPACGSTGFQGRTGLYELLTVDDSLKALIHDRAAEARLREVALSRGLRTLHQDGLRVVAEGRTTTEEVMRVSRD is encoded by the coding sequence ATGGTTGAGATGATCGAGCGCCCGCTGGATAAGGAGTGGGTCGGCAAGTTGCCCTACCACTTCGCCAAGCGCTATGGCGTGATGAGCGTGGGGCTTGTCGGCGAGGAAGTCGAGGTCTGGCAGCGCGCGCAGGTGCCGGGGGCGGTGCTGGCGGAACTCGAGCGCGTGCTCAGACGGCCGCTTAAGCTGAACACCGTGGGCGAAGAGGTGTTTCTGGCGGCCCTCAATACGGGCTATGCGCGCGACATGTCACAGGCCCAGCAGATCATGGGTGATCTCGACGACAAGCTCGATCTCGCCGAACTCGCGCAGCATCTGCCAAAGACCCAGGACCTTCTGGAGAGCGAGGGCGATGCCCCCGTGGTGCGCCTCATCAACGCGCTGCTCACGCAGGCGGTGCGCGAACAGGCCTCGGATATCCATGTCGAGGCGTTCGAGACCCGGTCTTTGGTGCGCTTTCGGGTGGATGGGGTGCTGCGCGACGTCATCGAACCCCAGAAGGCCGCGCATGGGGTGTTGGTTTCGCGTATCAAGATCATGTCGCGGCTCGATATCGCCGAGAAGCGCCTGCCCCAGGATGGCCGCATCACCCTGCGCCTGGCCGGCCGGCCGATCGACGTGCGTGTCTCCACCGTTCCGACCGCGCATGGCGAGCGCGTGGTCATGCGGCTTTTGGATAAGCAGGCGGGCCGTCTGAACCTGGGGGCCCTGGGGATGCCGGACGACACACTCGCAATCTTGCGCGGGCTCATCAATGAGCCGCATGGAATCTTTCTCGTGACCGGTCCGACTGGTTCGGGCAAGACCACCACACTCTATTCGGCACTGGGCGAGCTCAATACGCGCACATCGAACATCATGACCGTCGAAGATCCAGTCGAATACGAACTCGATGGCGTGGGCCAGATCCAGGTGAACCCCAAGATCGACCTGACCTTTGCCCGGGCGCTGCGCTCGATTCTGAGACAAGACCCGGACATCGTCATGATCGGCGAGATCCGCGACCTTGAGACCGCCCAGATCGCCGTGCAGGCGAGCCTTACCGGTCACCTGGTGCTTGCGACCTTGCACACCAATGATGCGGTGGGGGCCGTCACGCGCCTGGTGGATATGGGCATAGAGCCGTTTCTCGTGGCATCGACCCTCCTCGGGGTCCTGGCGCAGCGCCTCGTGCGCACCTTGTGCGGGACCTGTCATGGGCAGGCGCAGGGCGCGGCCAAGACCTGCCCGGCATGCGGCTCGACCGGATTTCAGGGGCGCACCGGGCTCTACGAGCTGCTCACCGTCGATGACTCCTTGAAGGCCCTGATTCATGACCGGGCGGCCGAGGCGCGGCTGCGCGAGGTGGCGCTTTCGCGCGGCCTGCGGACGCTCCATCAGGACGGCCTGCGGGTCGTGGCCGAGGGACGCACCACCACCGAAGAGGTTATGCGGGTCTCCCGTGACTGA
- the gspF gene encoding type II secretion system inner membrane protein GspF: MAAFEYEALDSEGRAVKGVMEGDAERRVRGLLREKGFIPVKIAPIGKERSERRAFRWQGGLKAAELALITRQFATLVRAGLPIEESLHALTEQSESARARKILAAVRTKVREGQPLAQALGDFPGSFPPLYRHLVEAGEQSGKLPVILERLADYTEQRQALTQKVWVAFLYPALVSIVAVAIVGGLLVYVVPQIAQVFVDSGAPLPWATRTLIAISHIAKEGGVLWPAGGLAVLLVGRWLLRKRERRVAWQRFLLRVPLLGRLIRSLNAARLASTLGILTSSGIPLLAALDTALHVVTNLPMQMAVEEAKRQVREGGSLGRSLGRAKLFPPLVIHLVSSGEASGSLDTMLARAAEAQTRELEGFVTALTSLIEPVLILVMGGMVLFIVLAILLPIFDMNQLIK, translated from the coding sequence ATGGCGGCATTCGAGTATGAGGCACTAGACAGCGAGGGACGCGCTGTCAAAGGGGTCATGGAGGGCGATGCCGAGCGGCGTGTCCGCGGCCTTCTGCGCGAAAAGGGTTTCATACCCGTCAAGATCGCGCCGATCGGCAAGGAACGCAGCGAACGGCGGGCGTTCCGCTGGCAGGGCGGTCTCAAGGCCGCGGAGCTTGCGCTCATCACGCGCCAGTTCGCGACCTTGGTGCGTGCCGGCCTGCCGATCGAGGAGAGCCTGCACGCCCTGACCGAACAAAGCGAGTCGGCGCGCGCCCGCAAGATCCTCGCGGCGGTACGCACCAAGGTGCGCGAGGGGCAGCCCCTGGCGCAGGCCCTGGGTGATTTCCCGGGGTCTTTTCCACCACTCTACCGGCACCTCGTGGAGGCCGGCGAACAGTCCGGAAAACTCCCGGTTATCCTGGAGAGGTTGGCCGATTACACTGAGCAGCGCCAGGCATTGACGCAGAAGGTATGGGTGGCGTTTCTCTATCCGGCACTGGTCAGCATCGTCGCCGTGGCCATCGTCGGCGGCCTGCTCGTGTATGTCGTGCCGCAGATCGCCCAGGTCTTCGTCGATAGCGGCGCGCCGCTTCCGTGGGCCACGCGGACCTTGATCGCCATCAGCCATATCGCCAAGGAGGGGGGCGTGTTGTGGCCGGCCGGCGGGCTTGCCGTCCTGCTCGTGGGCCGATGGTTGCTGCGTAAGCGGGAGCGGCGCGTCGCCTGGCAGAGGTTTTTGCTGCGCGTGCCACTGCTGGGGCGGCTCATCCGCAGCCTGAATGCGGCGCGGCTGGCGAGCACGCTCGGGATCCTGACGAGCTCCGGGATTCCGCTTTTGGCGGCGCTCGACACGGCCTTGCACGTCGTGACCAATCTGCCGATGCAGATGGCGGTCGAGGAGGCCAAGCGCCAGGTGCGCGAGGGCGGGTCGCTCGGTCGCTCGCTCGGGCGGGCCAAGCTCTTCCCGCCGCTTGTGATCCATCTGGTGAGCAGCGGCGAGGCGAGCGGGTCCCTGGATACCATGCTGGCGCGCGCCGCCGAGGCCCAGACGCGGGAACTGGAGGGCTTTGTGACGGCGCTCACGAGTCTCATCGAGCCGGTATTGATCCTGGTCATGGGGGGAATGGTGCTGTTCATCGTGCTCGCCATCCTTCTGCCGATATTCGACATGAACCAACTTATCAAGTGA
- the gspG gene encoding type II secretion system major pseudopilin GspG, with the protein MPKSQRSRGFTLIEVMVVMVIIGILAAVIVPKIMNRPNQARIVAAKNDIRSIVSALKLYRLDNGQYPTQQQGLKALVQKPTSGPAAPDWRTGGYLPRLPVDPWGRPYQYLNPGIHGRVDVFSYGPHGKGHGMKDVIGSWQL; encoded by the coding sequence ATGCCCAAGAGTCAGCGGTCGCGCGGTTTTACCCTCATCGAGGTCATGGTCGTCATGGTGATCATAGGGATCCTGGCGGCGGTGATCGTGCCGAAGATCATGAACCGGCCCAATCAGGCGCGTATCGTGGCGGCCAAGAACGACATCCGTTCGATCGTGAGCGCCCTGAAACTCTATCGTCTCGACAATGGCCAATACCCGACCCAGCAGCAAGGTCTGAAGGCTTTGGTGCAGAAGCCGACCTCGGGCCCGGCGGCCCCCGACTGGCGTACCGGCGGCTATCTCCCGCGCCTGCCCGTCGACCCCTGGGGACGGCCATACCAGTATCTGAATCCCGGTATTCATGGGCGTGTGGATGTTTTCAGCTACGGGCCGCACGGCAAGGGTCATGGTATGAAGGATGTCATCGGGTCATGGCAGCTCTAG
- a CDS encoding GspH/FimT family pseudopilin, giving the protein MAALGGRRGFTLFEVLVILALIGIMLGVVAPRLGRDVGVSARREGLRLVALLQAARTQAIVTGRPYRVDFTTHGYDFQRLNDHGHFMAVKGALFRARRLPSGAVIKGLGKRRAVLFTPSGLGRTFHCEIVTRHGRFLVSGNDDGHVKGLARS; this is encoded by the coding sequence ATGGCAGCTCTAGGGGGTCGGCGTGGGTTCACGCTGTTCGAGGTCCTCGTCATTCTGGCCTTGATCGGCATCATGCTGGGAGTGGTCGCGCCGCGCCTTGGTCGCGATGTCGGGGTGTCCGCGCGCCGCGAGGGTCTGCGTCTTGTGGCGCTCCTCCAGGCGGCGCGCACCCAGGCGATCGTGACCGGACGGCCGTATCGGGTGGACTTCACGACCCACGGCTATGATTTTCAGAGGCTCAACGACCACGGGCATTTCATGGCGGTCAAGGGCGCGCTGTTCCGGGCGCGGCGCCTGCCGTCGGGCGCAGTGATCAAGGGTCTCGGGAAGCGGCGCGCCGTGTTGTTCACGCCAAGCGGTCTTGGGCGCACGTTTCATTGCGAGATCGTGACGCGCCACGGACGTTTTCTTGTGTCGGGCAATGATGATGGACATGTCAAAGGCCTGGCGCGCAGCTAG
- the gspI gene encoding type II secretion system minor pseudopilin GspI produces MSKAWRAARCEGFTLIEVLVALFILAIALAAVMRNLTGAITTTGALRDRTLALWVAENRLTRVEAIVHWPPLGRRHTKAREDGRRFRVVTKVVTTPLPEIRRVRITVRRVRRPQVLMRLVGFVRKP; encoded by the coding sequence ATGTCAAAGGCCTGGCGCGCAGCTAGGTGCGAGGGCTTCACGCTGATCGAGGTGCTGGTCGCGCTTTTCATCCTGGCGATCGCGCTGGCTGCGGTCATGCGCAATCTGACCGGCGCGATCACGACCACAGGCGCGTTGCGGGACCGGACCTTGGCGCTGTGGGTGGCCGAGAACCGGTTGACGCGCGTGGAGGCCATCGTTCATTGGCCGCCGCTCGGGCGGCGCCATACAAAGGCCCGTGAGGACGGCCGGCGGTTTCGGGTGGTGACGAAGGTCGTGACGACCCCGTTGCCGGAGATCCGGCGGGTGCGGATCACGGTCCGCCGTGTGCGGCGGCCGCAGGTCTTGATGCGGCTTGTCGGCTTCGTGCGCAAGCCATGA
- the gspJ gene encoding type II secretion system minor pseudopilin GspJ: MTCNRGFTLLEMLVAIAIFAIVGAIAYTGLDRAMAIRAQLKSVRVRWQARGLAYYRLANDLAQARGRPVRDGAGTLVPAFMVRRMGRGVRLNFTTGGTPPFGSGPASDLRRVDYTVMHGQLIWRRWAVLDRAPGERRAKEVLMRGVRSFHVRLLASNGLYVRSWPLAGQPAADPTAVKVVLTLKGGRHIRWLFAVGR; the protein is encoded by the coding sequence ATGACCTGCAACCGCGGATTCACCTTGCTCGAGATGTTGGTGGCGATCGCGATCTTCGCCATCGTCGGCGCGATCGCCTATACCGGCCTTGACCGTGCGATGGCCATCCGCGCGCAGTTAAAGAGCGTACGCGTGCGCTGGCAGGCGCGCGGGCTCGCCTACTACCGGCTGGCCAATGATCTCGCCCAGGCGCGCGGGCGGCCGGTGCGCGACGGCGCGGGTACATTGGTGCCGGCATTCATGGTGCGCCGGATGGGCCGCGGGGTGCGGCTCAACTTCACGACCGGCGGCACGCCACCGTTCGGCTCGGGTCCGGCAAGTGATCTGCGGCGCGTCGATTACACGGTCATGCATGGGCAGCTGATATGGCGGCGTTGGGCGGTCCTGGATCGCGCGCCTGGCGAGCGCCGGGCCAAGGAGGTCTTGATGCGCGGTGTGCGGAGTTTTCACGTGCGGCTGCTGGCATCCAACGGCCTATATGTGCGGAGCTGGCCGCTCGCCGGGCAGCCGGCCGCGGATCCGACGGCGGTGAAGGTGGTCCTTACCTTGAAGGGCGGGCGGCACATTCGCTGGCTGTTTGCGGTCGGCCGATGA
- the gspK gene encoding type II secretion system minor pseudopilin GspK: MKSERGLALIVALLVVALTATIAAALMRGESVWFKESANVRALSQAHAAMDGAFRLAAVEVTDEGRHDQIDDLTERWAQPLPRFPVAGGTVHALLLDPEGRFNLNDLVVAGKEVPTALAVFTRLLQLVGLNPELAQAVVAWEIPPGSPGGGFDSVYLGRRTPYRAGRQPLSGVSELRLVKGFSAKIVHKLRPYITALPLATPINVDTAPALVLAALCPGLTIKQAQILGDEALRTPFASTAAFQQALPQGVQPAYQTAVQTNYFLAHVTARFGGLVMRRRALLYRAVRGQRTVILWQEALWEHRRIRHTHT; this comes from the coding sequence ATGAAAAGCGAACGGGGCCTTGCGCTCATCGTGGCGCTGTTGGTGGTGGCGTTGACGGCCACCATCGCCGCCGCCCTCATGCGCGGCGAGTCGGTGTGGTTCAAGGAAAGCGCCAACGTTCGTGCGTTGTCGCAGGCGCACGCGGCCATGGACGGGGCGTTTCGGCTCGCCGCCGTGGAGGTCACCGATGAGGGGCGTCATGATCAGATCGATGATCTGACCGAGCGATGGGCCCAGCCGCTGCCGCGATTCCCGGTGGCCGGGGGGACGGTGCACGCGCTGCTCCTGGACCCGGAGGGACGCTTCAATCTGAATGATCTCGTGGTGGCGGGCAAGGAGGTGCCGACCGCGCTCGCGGTGTTTACGCGGCTCTTGCAACTCGTCGGCCTGAACCCGGAGCTGGCGCAGGCGGTGGTGGCATGGGAGATCCCGCCGGGTTCGCCCGGAGGTGGCTTCGACTCCGTGTATCTGGGGCGCCGCACGCCGTACCGGGCCGGCCGGCAGCCCTTGAGCGGGGTGAGCGAGTTACGTCTCGTGAAGGGTTTCAGTGCCAAGATCGTGCACAAGTTGCGGCCCTATATCACGGCCTTGCCGCTTGCGACGCCGATCAATGTGGACACCGCACCGGCCTTGGTGCTGGCGGCCTTGTGCCCGGGCCTCACCATAAAGCAGGCGCAGATCCTGGGCGATGAGGCGCTGCGTACGCCGTTTGCCAGCACGGCCGCATTCCAGCAGGCCCTTCCCCAGGGTGTGCAGCCGGCCTATCAGACGGCCGTGCAGACGAATTATTTTCTGGCGCATGTGACCGCCCGTTTCGGCGGCCTTGTCATGCGCCGACGGGCGCTCTTATACCGCGCGGTGCGCGGCCAGAGGACCGTTATCTTGTGGCAGGAGGCGTTATGGGAGCATCGTCGGATCAGGCATACACACACCTAA
- the gspL gene encoding type II secretion system protein GspL has protein sequence MRVGISGPAGSGSRFGKWREQAQTWLRAPGAQPWNVFLTPTFPEDPAVEWRGPDGETGRGPLRELPEVARRATIRVWTPAVETLLTVAQWPGRGRARLAQALPYLLEEQLLADPESLVFSHRETDAGIFVAVTAKERLAAWRAAADEARLSATFCPVTLALPWRARSWSCHYSDGQWAVRTGLYSGFGAASPLTRVPAALRQALEEAVKTGAAPEAIVLFGGDEPLRVLIATELGIPVIADPRPIAAGETPPFRLGETGGAVGASGLAAIRALRPALIALLLVFVLGFARTVFDWVEFSHEEARVHAQMTSLFSANFPNAPVLDPARQMRQGVARLAARAGGAAQGFLAVLTSASPALAGLAHGDLTRLQYRHGQVRCAVRLANFDALTALKQNLVRAGLAVRVTHVMSHQGGVQALVTITRRSP, from the coding sequence ATGCGCGTCGGCATCAGCGGTCCCGCCGGTTCGGGCTCACGGTTTGGGAAATGGCGCGAACAGGCGCAGACGTGGCTGCGCGCCCCGGGGGCGCAGCCCTGGAACGTGTTTCTGACGCCGACCTTCCCCGAGGATCCGGCTGTCGAGTGGCGTGGTCCGGACGGCGAGACCGGTCGCGGGCCCCTGCGCGAACTCCCGGAGGTGGCCCGTCGGGCCACGATCCGCGTCTGGACCCCGGCCGTCGAGACCCTGCTTACGGTCGCGCAGTGGCCGGGACGCGGGCGCGCGCGCCTGGCGCAGGCCCTGCCCTATCTCCTCGAGGAACAGTTGCTGGCGGATCCCGAGTCTTTGGTGTTTTCCCACCGCGAGACCGACGCCGGGATCTTCGTGGCGGTGACCGCCAAGGAGCGGCTGGCGGCGTGGCGCGCGGCGGCAGACGAGGCCCGGCTCAGCGCGACCTTTTGTCCGGTGACCCTGGCACTCCCGTGGCGCGCGCGCAGCTGGTCGTGTCATTACAGCGACGGGCAATGGGCGGTACGCACCGGACTCTACAGTGGCTTTGGCGCCGCAAGCCCCCTGACGCGGGTTCCCGCAGCCCTTCGTCAGGCCCTCGAGGAGGCGGTAAAGACCGGGGCCGCGCCGGAGGCGATCGTATTGTTCGGGGGTGATGAGCCCTTGCGGGTGTTGATCGCGACGGAACTCGGCATCCCCGTCATCGCCGATCCACGACCGATAGCCGCGGGCGAGACACCGCCCTTTCGCCTGGGGGAGACCGGTGGTGCGGTCGGCGCGAGCGGTCTTGCGGCCATCCGCGCGTTGCGGCCGGCACTCATCGCGCTGCTTTTGGTATTCGTGCTGGGGTTTGCGCGCACGGTGTTCGATTGGGTCGAGTTCTCGCATGAGGAGGCGCGCGTCCATGCCCAGATGACATCGCTTTTTAGCGCCAACTTCCCGAACGCCCCGGTGCTCGATCCGGCGCGGCAGATGCGTCAGGGGGTGGCGCGGCTGGCGGCGCGTGCAGGCGGCGCCGCGCAGGGCTTTCTCGCGGTCCTGACCTCCGCGAGTCCGGCACTCGCGGGGCTTGCGCATGGCGATCTCACGCGCCTTCAGTATCGCCACGGCCAAGTCCGTTGCGCCGTGCGTCTCGCCAATTTCGATGCCCTCACGGCCCTAAAGCAGAATCTCGTGCGCGCCGGTCTTGCGGTGCGGGTGACGCACGTCATGAGCCACCAGGGCGGCGTCCAGGCCCTGGTCACGATCACAAGGAGATCTCCATGA
- the gspM gene encoding type II secretion system protein GspM, whose product MKAVTSAVSRMQSLWLARSEKERRLMLLGALMVVPLLFYAIVWQPLASRVSHWEHVLPRQRAALAVMRREASMVRSLRAHVGHAPTGTGLLSLIEQQAQGAAIGGTLGELSPRGAHKAEAVFTKVPFNALVRFLADLGARGVEASRVELAPSGVGLVSGSVILAAH is encoded by the coding sequence ATGAAGGCCGTTACGTCGGCGGTATCCCGTATGCAATCGTTGTGGCTTGCGCGCAGCGAAAAGGAGCGTCGCCTGATGCTCCTCGGCGCTCTGATGGTCGTGCCACTTCTGTTCTACGCCATCGTCTGGCAGCCCTTGGCATCGCGCGTCTCCCACTGGGAGCATGTGCTGCCGCGGCAGCGCGCGGCGCTCGCGGTCATGCGCCGTGAGGCCTCCATGGTGCGCTCGCTGCGCGCGCACGTCGGGCATGCGCCCACCGGCACGGGGCTTTTGAGTCTTATCGAGCAGCAGGCGCAGGGCGCGGCCATCGGTGGCACGCTCGGCGAGTTGTCGCCGCGGGGCGCGCACAAGGCCGAGGCGGTATTTACCAAGGTCCCGTTCAATGCGCTGGTGCGCTTCCTGGCAGACCTGGGCGCACGCGGGGTCGAGGCGTCGCGTGTTGAACTCGCGCCTTCCGGGGTGGGGCTTGTGAGTGGCTCGGTGATCCTGGCCGCGCACTGA